The Anser cygnoides isolate HZ-2024a breed goose chromosome 13, Taihu_goose_T2T_genome, whole genome shotgun sequence genome contains the following window.
ATCCCCTCTCCACCCCGTCCCCAtctctttccctgctcccacccctcTCTGTCCCCTGACACCCCCGGTTGCCCTCCTGGTCAGGCACAACGTGGTCGGGGGCTCCAGAAGTGCCTCCTTCGATGTcctgggggccgggggcagggctggggctcacGCCCGCGTGCTCCCCGCAGGTTTCTGGAAGGCCACCTGCCCCTCCACCTGCTCTAGCCCTCTCCTGGCCTTCGTCAACTCCAAGAGCGGGGACAACCAAGGCGTCAAGTTCCTGCGCAAGTTCAAGCAGTTCCTCAACCCGGCCCAGGTCTTCGACCTCATGAACGGGGGCCCGCACCTGGGGTAAGCGCCGGCACGGGGGTGGCACCGGCAGGAGCCCGGCGGGACCCCCCCAgcgccctcctcctgcccccacgCAGGCTGCGCCTCTTCCAGAAGTTCTCCACCTTCCGCATCCTGGTGTGCGGCGGCGACGGCAGCGTGGGCTGGGTGCTCTCCGAGATCGACGCCCTGGGGCTGCACAAGCAAGTGAGCGGGAGGGCACCGCGGGGACAGCGCGCTGCCACGtcccccccgccggccccttCCTCATCCCCCGGGGAACGCATCCCCGCTGCCGCCACctgcagcacccaagggtgccgcgtgctgggtgctgggtgtggGGCTCGGGGTGGGcgccggggctgagcccccgtccccgtcccgcaGTGCCAGCTGGGCGTCCTGCCCCTGGGCACCGGCAACGACCTGGCgcgggtgctgggctggggcagcctcTGCGACGACGacacccagctgctgcagatcctggagaagctggagagGGCCACCACCAAGATGCTGGACCGGTGAgtgcgggggcagcggggggctcgGCTCGCCCCCAGGATGGGGTTCCCAGGGCGGGATGCAGGCGTCTGTGGTCTCTGCTCGGCAGGTGGAGCGTGATGACCTACGAAGCCCCCAAGCAGTCCCCACCGGccctgaaggaggaggaggacggggacTCCAACATCCAGGTGGGCACCTCTGGGGACAGAGGGCCTGGGGGATGTCTCTGGCATCCCGTCAGGGATCAGATGGGGAGAGGTCCCGCCTGGGGAGTAAGAATGGGGCAGTGTGGCATGAGATGagcacagcagggctcagcctggCACGTGTCCTTGTCCCAGTGCCAAGGGGGTGGTCAGACAAGCCCGTGTGCTGGCTCGGGACACCCGTCCAGGTGTCCCAGCCCGCGCTGTCCCCTCCCAGGCCCAGATCTCCCACTATGCCGACTCCGTCGCCTTCCACCTGGCCAAGATCCTGGAGTCGGACAAGCACTCGGTGGTGATCTCGTCCGCCAAGTAAGGGGGAGCTGGGGCCGGGGGtgacggggctgggggagctgagcCCCCCAGCGCTGCTGAGCGCCCCCCCAGGACCAGGCCATGCCCTGGCCGGTCCCAtcgccccccccagccgctTCTCTCGGCAGGTTCCTCTGCGGCACCGTCAATGACTTCGTGGCTGAGGTTGGCCGGGCGTACAAGAGAGCGACCGAGAACAAGCAGGAGGCCGAGCTGATGGCGAGGAAGGTGAGGGGGAGGGAATTTGGGGTGTGCGCctgggggcacagccccagggtGGCTGGGGTCCTGGCAGAGATGTGCGTGCCGTGGGGGTGCACGGACACTTGGGGTGCCCAGGACAGCGCAGGGTGCCCAGTCTCtcagggtgcccaggccctTGGGGTGCTCAGGCAAGCATGAGGTGCTCAGGACCCTGGGGTGCCCCATCGAGCACACGGTGCCCGGGCATTTGGGGTGCCTGGGCACTTGGGGTGAGCACGTGGGCGCCCCGCAGTGCGCCATGCTGAACGAGAAGCTGGACTCGCTGGTGCGGGAGCTGACCGAGGAGGCTCAGGCCATCGTGGTCCCCGAGGGGACGCTGCAGGCCACCCCGGCCGACACCAAGGACCTGGAGAAAGGCGGCTTCaaccccagccccgtgccccgcATCTTCAAAtccaaggagcagctgatgcTGCGGGCGAACAGCCTGAAGAAAGCCCTGCGGCAGATCATCGAGCAGGCGGAGAAAGGTGAGGGGGCGCCGTGGGGGCGGCGAGGGGTctgtgcctcggtttccccatCTGAAGCCTCAGTGTGGCAGCATCGCTGTGCGGTCCCAGAGGAGCATTGCTCCTTCTCCGGGGCATTTCTCTGATGCCGGTGGAGGTCCCAAATGCAGTGGCAGCCCCAGGGATGGGGGGCAGCTTTTGGGACATGGGGCGGGTGCCCTGGGCCCGCTGCCAGGCCTGTGTTTGCACCCAGCTGTGGACGAGCAGAACAAGCAGACCCAAGCCTACCGTGCCAGCACAGTCCCCAGCAAGAAGGACAGCTCAGAGGAGCTCAataaggaggaggagaggctcTGTAAGGCGCTGTTGTGGCACACAAcatgttttttttgggggggacaaTGGGGAGAGCCGTGGGATGGGCTCATTCAGCAGCAACCCACCACGTCCAGGCTCCCGACGGGAGACGGTGACCTCCGCCACGTCGTCCATCCTCCTGGAGCGGCCGGACACCTTCGGCAGCCTGCAGTTCCCCGAGGACCCCGCCGCGCTGTGAGTCTGGGGTCCCAACAGCCCCCCCCGGGAGCTCCCAACCACGGCTCCGACAGGTTTTGTGCTGCGCGTcccggtgccagccctgctgtgcctgctgctttcAGCCACTTCTCGGAGAAATGCGTCATGAACAACTACTTCGGCATCGGCCTGGATGCCAAGATCTCGCTGGAGTTCAACAACAAGCGGGATGAGCACCCCAAGAAGTGCAGGTTGGCTGCGACCCCCCCCGGGAAAAACATGGGCTGCTTGCCCCACCACGGTGGGAGGGAccactgggagaactgggagtTACCACTGGGATACTGGGATGCTGGATGGCACTgctgggatgctgggggggggggaaacgcCAGGATGCTGGAAGGGACCACGGGGATGCTGGAAGGGACTGCGGGGACGGCGCACAGGGATGCCAGGAGGCGTTGGTGGGTCACTGGGGAGCTGGCGGCAGCGGGGGGAGCCTGCGGCCCCGCTCAGCCCCCCCGCTGCGCCCCGCAGCAGCCGCACCAAGAACATGATGTGGTACGGGGTGCTGGgcaccaaggagctgctgcagcgcACCTACAAGAACCTGGAGCAGCGGGTGCAGCTGGAGgtacggggccggggccggggccggcatgggggggggggggcacggcgcggCGGCCCCCAGGCTCAGCCCTCTCTTGCAGTGCGACGGGGTGCCCATCTCgctgcccagcctgcagggCATCGCTGTCCTCAACATCCCCAGCTACGCCGGGGGCATCAATTTTTGGGGAGGCACCAAGGAGGACAACGTGAGTGcgaggcggggagggaggcggggggaGCAGCATGCCTCTGCGTCAtcccgggggggctctggggggggggtaaggCTGAGCCCAGCCTGGTTGTGCTGGCCCCACGCAGAACTTCGGAGCCCCGTCCTTCGACGACAAGAAGCTGGAGGTGGTGGCCGTCTTCGGCAGCATCCAGATGGCCGTGTCGCGGGTCATCAACCTGCAGCACCACCGCATCGCCCAGGTAGGGCCggggggaggttttggggcaccGAGCCCGGCGCTGCCGCGGTGCCAGCCCCGACCGTGCGCCCCCGCAGTGCCGCATGGTGAAGATCACCATCCGCGGGGACGAGGGCGTCCCCGTGCAGGTGGATGGAGAAGCCTGGATCCAGCCGCCCGGCGTCATCAAGATCCAGCACAAGAACCGAGCCCAGATGCTGACCAGGGACCGGGTGAGCCTCACGTgccgggatggggggggggctcagcggcCGCGCGGGGATGCGGCGCAAGCTGGGGGGGAAtctccttgccccccccccgcaggcgtTTGAAAGCACCCTCAAGTCCTGGGAGGACAAGCAGAAGGGGGAGAGCTACCGTGCGGCCGCGCGGCCGCGGCTCAGCTCGCAGCAGTCCATGGAGTACCTGAcggaggaggagagcagcctcctgcagcagctctcgcGGGCGGCCGAGAGCCTCATCGCCAGGTCAGGGTGGGGGCCGAGGGGGCCGCGGTGGCCGCGGGGGACGGCCCTGCTCCATCCCGTCCCCGCCGCAGGATCCACGAGGCGGCCAAGGCTCACAAAGCcgtggagcaggagctggcccaCGCCGTCAACACCAGCGCCCTGGCGCTGAGCGAGGCGCTCTCCAACAAAGCCGCCAGCACCACCGAGGTGAgcgggaggggtgggggtgtgATGCCCCCCGACCCGCACCCCCAGCTAGATGCCCACCCCTGTAacctttccccctctcccccccccccccagtttctCAGCAGGAACGCGGCCGTGGAGGTGGTGCTGAGCATCAAGGCGCTCTACGCCGAGACCAGGGCGTTCCTGGAAGGGAAGGCGGTGAGTGCGgggccggggacccccccgagccccccagctgAGGGGTCCCCCCCGCCGGcgggtggcagcagggctggggacggTCCCTGTCCCCCGCAGCTGGACTcgccccaggaggaggaggcgctGCAGGGCCCCCTGAGCGCGctgggccaggagctgcagcggctgctgGACATCCACTGGCTGGTGCCCATCGCCCACCCTGCGGAGGAGGTGGGGGCatagggatggggggggggggtgagggggtgcACAGGAGCAcgctcagccccagctcttgCAGGAGAGCGGTGGCAGTGCCAACAAGGGCAGCTTCAAGCTTCGCCTCAACATCCCCAAGCCCAGGAAGGACAAGGCGCAGAAGCAGAAGGCCAACAGCGCGCTGCCAGGTGAGGAGGGGACGTGGCTCCGTGCTGaccccccccaccagccccatgAGGGGGACAGGGCACGTCCCTTCCGTACCTTTATCACCAACGCCCTTAGGGTGCAATTTCTCTCCTAACAGCCGTACAGAGCCACCCCGCTCTGTATCTCCAACCCCACTGCACCTGGGGGGAGCAGCGGGCTCTGGTGCTGCTCAGCCCCTTGGTGGGTTTGGCAAAGGGGAGGCGTTGGGGTGCTCCACCCGTGTAGGAGAAACCCCCTCCACGCTGAGCGAGGGCAGTGGGAAATGGGGGATGCTGTCTGCCCCCACGCTGCCCcctcctgtcctgctgccccCGTTCTACCTCTGGGTTTCCTCCCCGCCAGCGGACAAGTGGGGCGCTGAGgaggtggctgcctggctggaAGCGCTGGGTTTAGGGGAGTACAGAGACATTTTTGTCCGGCATGACATCCAGGGCTCAGAGTTgatcctgctggagaggagagaCCTGAAGGTACCGCTCCTCTCCCGGCCCCCCCTGCAGACCCTGGTTCTGGGGAGCATCCTTAAGCTCCTTGGCTCCTTTCTCTCCTACCCGCAGGACCTGGGCATCACCAAAGTCGGCCACATGAAGAGAATCCTCCAGGCCATCAAGGAGCTCAGCAACCCGCCCtaggctggcagcagcacagggggcCTGGGTCCCCGCTGcctcctgtgtgtgtgtggagccCCCCCGCTTGCCTTGCTTTGTCTGTTCATCCCCCAGCGTCCCTGGAGCCGCTGCTTCTCGCCGAGCCTGCGAGGCTGGAGGCACCAAAGCGGAGATTTGGTCCTGCCAGCACCGGAGTGGCGGGGTCACTACAGGAGCCAGGGTCCTGGGCTGCAGTGTGGGGCCAAAGCAGagatccccccccccgcccctttcccCAGATGGGTATTTAAGCTGTGTAAATATTtggagaagaaatatttattgctgctgctggtgtggtGTCATTGCTTtagggaaggagggggaaaggggatgGGACCGGGACCCTTCCAGCCTCTCATCTACTCCTGCATCACCTCCACAAGCCTCCAGCAGCCACCACTACAGCCACATAAGATATACACAGTATTTTATTGACAGTTCTACATcgcttcttttttcccccctccctgtccctccCCTTCAAGTAAAAACAACCCCATTATTTTTATGTACACAGTGCTCCCAGAGCAGGACACCCAGCTATTTACAGGCTATGTACAGAGGCAGGGCtagcttttcagcttctcctccaACTTCAGCATGTCCATGGGGGTCATTTTGGCGACCTCAAAGAAGAGCCTGGAAGGAGGTGCAGGGGGTTagagctcagcaccagccctggtacccccagcagagccccccagctccctgcagggcccAAAGGCTGGTGCTGGGACGCTCACCTGTGTGAGTATTTGGTGCGCACAGCCTTCAGCTTGTCGTGGGGCTGGTACGTGAGCAGGAAGTTCAGCCTCTTCACCAGGGGGTGCAGGTCCTGTGCGCGGTACCCGCTGTAGTACTCCAGCGTGGGGGTCTGCGAAGCGACACGGTGTGAGCCAGGGGCTCCCCTGCAAGGTGGcgcctcccctccctgcccacccgCGGCCCCGCAGCTCACCCAGCCGCCCAGGTTCTTCATGGTGagcgccagcagcaggcagctggcgGCCAGCTTGGAGGGGCGCTCCCGCGCGTAGTCATACTCCTGCAGGGTCATCTCGCAGAGGAAGCGGGCGAGCGTCAGCGTCTCCATGTTGGCACGGGCGCACTGCGGCCAGAAGGCTCGGGTTTTTGTGCAGCACCACCCCGGCGTCCTTCTCTGGGGGCGCGGGATGCCAATCCCACACCCCCGGAACGACACCGTCGCCCCCCAACCCTGCTGCGGGGACCTGGCCGCCCCCCCAGTGCTGCAGGTGGCCCCcggggaggtggcaggaggggacagccGCCCACCTTGGCGAAGCGCCGCAGGAAGCGGTAGGGGATGGGGATGTTGATGTCGAAGTTGAGGGTGCGGAGGATGCTCCTCTCCATGGCAACGAGCTCTTCCCGCTTGTAGGCGTCGTCGCAGATGTAGAGGAAGTCATCCACGCACGGCGGGCACCGCTCCTGCGGGGAGGAACTGCTCAGCGCCCTCACAGGGCCTCATCCTGACAACGCTTAAGGGATCCTACAGAGTTTGCAGGCCCTCTAAGGGCACATCTCCTGCCAGGGCCATCACAACGTCCACCTGGGCTGAACCCCGGTGTCCTGGTTGTTTCTGCACAGTGGAGAAGAACCAGATCTCCGGGAGGCAGGATCCAGCCCACCAGGGCCACATTTGCAGCCCCTGGGATGGGAAGGAGTAGCACAGGGATGGACACGCCACCTTCAGTTCCTCGGGGTCCCAGCATTCTCCAAAACGCACCCCAACACCGCACCCCGGGAGTCACCTCGAATTTGGAGGCGATGAGGATGGCGG
Protein-coding sequences here:
- the DGKK gene encoding diacylglycerol kinase kappa isoform X1; its protein translation is MGGSQRVPPSRPCRAPLGPQRCQGCHPRASGGEKMAEKVVAGDLFLRQARESVSSLDSDKLSPVSPEAGGEESSDSEGEQEGSTHKLIRKVSTSGQMRSKKSVKEGLLLKQTSSFQRWKRRYFKLRGRTLYYAKDAKSLIFDEVDLSDASVAETSTKNINNSFTVITPFRKLILCAENRKEMEDWIGALKSVQKWEIHEATQFNMEHFSGMHNWYACSHARPTFCNVCREALSGVTSHGLSCEVCKFKAHKRCAVRATNNCKWTTLASIGTEIIEDEDGVAMPHQWLEGNLPVSARCAVCDRTCGSVRRLQDWRCLWCKAIVHSACKELFGKRCPLGQYKVSIIPPTALNSIDSDGFWKATCPSTCSSPLLAFVNSKSGDNQGVKFLRKFKQFLNPAQVFDLMNGGPHLGLRLFQKFSTFRILVCGGDGSVGWVLSEIDALGLHKQCQLGVLPLGTGNDLARVLGWGSLCDDDTQLLQILEKLERATTKMLDRWSVMTYEAPKQSPPALKEEEDGDSNIQAQISHYADSVAFHLAKILESDKHSVVISSAKFLCGTVNDFVAEVGRAYKRATENKQEAELMARKCAMLNEKLDSLVRELTEEAQAIVVPEGTLQATPADTKDLEKGGFNPSPVPRIFKSKEQLMLRANSLKKALRQIIEQAEKAVDEQNKQTQAYRASTVPSKKDSSEELNKEEERLCSRRETVTSATSSILLERPDTFGSLQFPEDPAALHFSEKCVMNNYFGIGLDAKISLEFNNKRDEHPKKCSSRTKNMMWYGVLGTKELLQRTYKNLEQRVQLECDGVPISLPSLQGIAVLNIPSYAGGINFWGGTKEDNNFGAPSFDDKKLEVVAVFGSIQMAVSRVINLQHHRIAQCRMVKITIRGDEGVPVQVDGEAWIQPPGVIKIQHKNRAQMLTRDRAFESTLKSWEDKQKGESYRAAARPRLSSQQSMEYLTEEESSLLQQLSRAAESLIARIHEAAKAHKAVEQELAHAVNTSALALSEALSNKAASTTEFLSRNAAVEVVLSIKALYAETRAFLEGKAVSAGPGTPPSPPAEGSPPPAGGSRAGDGPCPPQLDSPQEEEALQGPLSALGQELQRLLDIHWLVPIAHPAEELLQESGGSANKGSFKLRLNIPKPRKDKAQKQKANSALPADKWGAEEVAAWLEALGLGEYRDIFVRHDIQGSELILLERRDLKDLGITKVGHMKRILQAIKELSNPP
- the DGKK gene encoding diacylglycerol kinase kappa isoform X6 — its product is MGGSQRVPPSRPCRAPLGPQRCQGCHPRASGGEKMAEKVVAGDLFLRQARESVSSLDSDKLSPVSPEAGGEESSDSEGEQEGSTHKLIRKVSTSGQMRSKKSVKEGLLLKQTSSFQRWKRRYFKLRGRTLYYAKDAKSLIFDEVDLSDASVAETSTKNINNSFTVITPFRKLILCAENRKEMEDWIGALKSVQKWEIHEATQFNMEHFSGMHNWYACSHARPTFCNVCREALSGVTSHGLSCEVCKFKAHKRCAVRATNNCKWTTLASIGTEIIEDEDGVAMPHQWLEGNLPVSARCAVCDRTCGSVRRLQDWRCLWCKAIVHSACKELFGKRCPLGQYKVSIIPPTALNSIDSDGFWKATCPSTCSSPLLAFVNSKSGDNQGVKFLRKFKQFLNPAQVFDLMNGGPHLGLRLFQKFSTFRILVCGGDGSVGWVLSEIDALGLHKQCQLGVLPLGTGNDLARVLGWGSLCDDDTQLLQILEKLERATTKMLDRWSVMTYEAPKQSPPALKEEEDGDSNIQAQISHYADSVAFHLAKILESDKHSVVISSAKFLCGTVNDFVAEVGRAYKRATENKQEAELMARKCAMLNEKLDSLVRELTEEAQAIVVPEGTLQATPADTKDLEKGGFNPSPVPRIFKSKEQLMLRANSLKKALRQIIEQAEKAVDEQNKQTQAYRASTVPSKKDSSEELNKEEERLCSRRETVTSATSSILLERPDTFGSLQFPEDPAALHFSEKCVMNNYFGIGLDAKISLEFNNKRDEHPKKCSSRTKNMMWYGVLGTKELLQRTYKNLEQRVQLECDGVPISLPSLQGIAVLNIPSYAGGINFWGGTKEDNNFGAPSFDDKKLEVVAVFGSIQMAVSRVINLQHHRIAQCRMVKITIRGDEGVPVQVDGEAWIQPPGVIKIQHKNRAQMLTRDRAFESTLKSWEDKQKGESYRAAARPRLSSQQSMEYLTEEESSLLQQLSRAAESLIARIHEAAKAHKAVEQELAHAVNTSALALSEALSNKAASTTEFLSRNAAVEVVLSIKALYAETRAFLEGKALDSPQEEEALQGPLSALGQELQRLLDIHWLVPIAHPAEEESGGSANKGSFKLRLNIPKPRKDKAQKQKANSALPADKWGAEEVAAWLEALGLGEYRDIFVRHDIQGSELILLERRDLKDLGITKVGHMKRILQAIKELSNPP
- the DGKK gene encoding diacylglycerol kinase kappa isoform X2 gives rise to the protein MGGSQRVPPSRPCRAPLGPQRCQGCHPRASGGEKMAEKVVAGDLFLRQARESVSSLDSDKLSPVSPEAGGEESSDSEGEQEGSTHKLIRKVSTSGQMRSKKSVKEGLLLKQTSSFQRWKRRYFKLRGRTLYYAKDAKSLIFDEVDLSDASVAETSTKNINNSFTVITPFRKLILCAENRKEMEDWIGALKSVQKWEIHEATQFNMEHFSGMHNWYACSHARPTFCNVCREALSGVTSHGLSCEVCKFKAHKRCAVRATNNCKWTTLASIGTEIIEDEDGVAMPHQWLEGNLPVSARCAVCDRTCGSVRRLQDWRCLWCKAIVHSACKELFGKRCPLGQYKVSIIPPTALNSIDSDGFWKATCPSTCSSPLLAFVNSKSGDNQGVKFLRKFKQFLNPAQVFDLMNGGPHLGLRLFQKFSTFRILVCGGDGSVGWVLSEIDALGLHKQCQLGVLPLGTGNDLARVLGWGSLCDDDTQLLQILEKLERATTKMLDRWSVMTYEAPKQSPPALKEEEDGDSNIQAQISHYADSVAFHLAKILESDKHSVVISSAKFLCGTVNDFVAEVGRAYKRATENKQEAELMARKCAMLNEKLDSLVRELTEEAQAIVVPEGTLQATPADTKDLEKGGFNPSPVPRIFKSKEQLMLRANSLKKALRQIIEQAEKAVDEQNKQTQAYRASTVPSKKDSSEELNKEEERLCSRRETVTSATSSILLERPDTFGSLQFPEDPAALHFSEKCVMNNYFGIGLDAKISLEFNNKRDEHPKKCSRTKNMMWYGVLGTKELLQRTYKNLEQRVQLECDGVPISLPSLQGIAVLNIPSYAGGINFWGGTKEDNNFGAPSFDDKKLEVVAVFGSIQMAVSRVINLQHHRIAQCRMVKITIRGDEGVPVQVDGEAWIQPPGVIKIQHKNRAQMLTRDRAFESTLKSWEDKQKGESYRAAARPRLSSQQSMEYLTEEESSLLQQLSRAAESLIARIHEAAKAHKAVEQELAHAVNTSALALSEALSNKAASTTEFLSRNAAVEVVLSIKALYAETRAFLEGKAVSAGPGTPPSPPAEGSPPPAGGSRAGDGPCPPQLDSPQEEEALQGPLSALGQELQRLLDIHWLVPIAHPAEELLQESGGSANKGSFKLRLNIPKPRKDKAQKQKANSALPADKWGAEEVAAWLEALGLGEYRDIFVRHDIQGSELILLERRDLKDLGITKVGHMKRILQAIKELSNPP
- the DGKK gene encoding diacylglycerol kinase kappa isoform X7, producing the protein MGWSGDDAHEMQKSVKEGLLLKQTSSFQRWKRRYFKLRGRTLYYAKDAKSLIFDEVDLSDASVAETSTKNINNSFTVITPFRKLILCAENRKEMEDWIGALKSVQKWEIHEATQFNMEHFSGMHNWYACSHARPTFCNVCREALSGVTSHGLSCEVCKFKAHKRCAVRATNNCKWTTLASIGTEIIEDEDGVAMPHQWLEGNLPVSARCAVCDRTCGSVRRLQDWRCLWCKAIVHSACKELFGKRCPLGQYKVSIIPPTALNSIDSDGFWKATCPSTCSSPLLAFVNSKSGDNQGVKFLRKFKQFLNPAQVFDLMNGGPHLGLRLFQKFSTFRILVCGGDGSVGWVLSEIDALGLHKQCQLGVLPLGTGNDLARVLGWGSLCDDDTQLLQILEKLERATTKMLDRWSVMTYEAPKQSPPALKEEEDGDSNIQAQISHYADSVAFHLAKILESDKHSVVISSAKFLCGTVNDFVAEVGRAYKRATENKQEAELMARKCAMLNEKLDSLVRELTEEAQAIVVPEGTLQATPADTKDLEKGGFNPSPVPRIFKSKEQLMLRANSLKKALRQIIEQAEKAVDEQNKQTQAYRASTVPSKKDSSEELNKEEERLCSRRETVTSATSSILLERPDTFGSLQFPEDPAALHFSEKCVMNNYFGIGLDAKISLEFNNKRDEHPKKCSSRTKNMMWYGVLGTKELLQRTYKNLEQRVQLECDGVPISLPSLQGIAVLNIPSYAGGINFWGGTKEDNNFGAPSFDDKKLEVVAVFGSIQMAVSRVINLQHHRIAQCRMVKITIRGDEGVPVQVDGEAWIQPPGVIKIQHKNRAQMLTRDRAFESTLKSWEDKQKGESYRAAARPRLSSQQSMEYLTEEESSLLQQLSRAAESLIARIHEAAKAHKAVEQELAHAVNTSALALSEALSNKAASTTEFLSRNAAVEVVLSIKALYAETRAFLEGKAVSAGPGTPPSPPAEGSPPPAGGSRAGDGPCPPQLDSPQEEEALQGPLSALGQELQRLLDIHWLVPIAHPAEELLQESGGSANKGSFKLRLNIPKPRKDKAQKQKANSALPADKWGAEEVAAWLEALGLGEYRDIFVRHDIQGSELILLERRDLKDLGITKVGHMKRILQAIKELSNPP
- the DGKK gene encoding diacylglycerol kinase kappa isoform X3; amino-acid sequence: MGGSQRVPPSRPCRAPLGPQRCQGCHPRASGGEKMAEKVVAGDLFLRQARESVSSLDSDKLSPVSPEAGGEESSDSEGEQEGSTHKLIRKVSTSGQMRSKKSVKEGLLLKQTSSFQRWKRRYFKLRGRTLYYAKDAKSLIFDEVDLSDASVAETSTKNINNSFTVITPFRKLILCAENRKEMEDWIGALKSVQKWEIHEATQFNMEHFSGMHNWYACSHARPTFCNVCREALSGVTSHGLSCEVCKFKAHKRCAVRATNNCKWTTLASIGTEIIEDEDGVAMPHQWLEGNLPVSARCAVCDRTCGSVRRLQDWRCLWCKAIVHSACKELFGKRCPLGQYKVSIIPPTALNSIDSDGFWKATCPSTCSSPLLAFVNSKSGDNQGVKFLRKFKQFLNPAQVFDLMNGGPHLGLRLFQKFSTFRILVCGGDGSVGWVLSEIDALGLHKQCQLGVLPLGTGNDLARVLGWGSLCDDDTQLLQILEKLERATTKMLDRWSVMTYEAPKQSPPALKEEEDGDSNIQAQISHYADSVAFHLAKILESDKHSVVISSAKFLCGTVNDFVAEVGRAYKRATENKQEAELMARKCAMLNEKLDSLVRELTEEAQAIVVPEGTLQATPADTKDLEKGGFNPSPVPRIFKSKEQLMLRANSLKKALRQIIEQAEKAVDEQNKQTQAYRASTVPSKKDSSEELNKEEERLCSRRETVTSATSSILLERPDTFGSLQFPEDPAALHFSEKCVMNNYFGIGLDAKISLEFNNKRDEHPKKCSSRTKNMMWYGVLGTKELLQRTYKNLEQRVQLECDGVPISLPSLQGIAVLNIPSYAGGINFWGGTKEDNNFGAPSFDDKKLEVVAVFGSIQMAVSRVINLQHHRIAQCRMVKITIRGDEGVPVQVDGEAWIQPPGVIKIQHKNRAQMLTRDRAFESTLKSWEDKQKGESYRAAARPRLSSQQSMEYLTEEESSLLQQLSRAAESLIARIHEAAKAHKAVEQELAHAVNTSALALSEALSNKAASTTEFLSRNAAVEVVLSIKALYAETRAFLEGKAVSAGPGTPPSPPAEGSPPPAGGSRAGDGPCPPQLDSPQEEEALQGPLSALGQELQRLLDIHWLVPIAHPAEEESGGSANKGSFKLRLNIPKPRKDKAQKQKANSALPADKWGAEEVAAWLEALGLGEYRDIFVRHDIQGSELILLERRDLKDLGITKVGHMKRILQAIKELSNPP
- the DGKK gene encoding diacylglycerol kinase kappa isoform X5, translated to MAEKVVAGDLFLRQARESVSSLDSDKLSPVSPEAGGEESSDSEGEQEGSTHKLIRKVSTSGQMRSKKSVKEGLLLKQTSSFQRWKRRYFKLRGRTLYYAKDAKSLIFDEVDLSDASVAETSTKNINNSFTVITPFRKLILCAENRKEMEDWIGALKSVQKWEIHEATQFNMEHFSGMHNWYACSHARPTFCNVCREALSGVTSHGLSCEVCKFKAHKRCAVRATNNCKWTTLASIGTEIIEDEDGVAMPHQWLEGNLPVSARCAVCDRTCGSVRRLQDWRCLWCKAIVHSACKELFGKRCPLGQYKVSIIPPTALNSIDSDGFWKATCPSTCSSPLLAFVNSKSGDNQGVKFLRKFKQFLNPAQVFDLMNGGPHLGLRLFQKFSTFRILVCGGDGSVGWVLSEIDALGLHKQCQLGVLPLGTGNDLARVLGWGSLCDDDTQLLQILEKLERATTKMLDRWSVMTYEAPKQSPPALKEEEDGDSNIQAQISHYADSVAFHLAKILESDKHSVVISSAKFLCGTVNDFVAEVGRAYKRATENKQEAELMARKCAMLNEKLDSLVRELTEEAQAIVVPEGTLQATPADTKDLEKGGFNPSPVPRIFKSKEQLMLRANSLKKALRQIIEQAEKAVDEQNKQTQAYRASTVPSKKDSSEELNKEEERLCSRRETVTSATSSILLERPDTFGSLQFPEDPAALHFSEKCVMNNYFGIGLDAKISLEFNNKRDEHPKKCSSRTKNMMWYGVLGTKELLQRTYKNLEQRVQLECDGVPISLPSLQGIAVLNIPSYAGGINFWGGTKEDNNFGAPSFDDKKLEVVAVFGSIQMAVSRVINLQHHRIAQCRMVKITIRGDEGVPVQVDGEAWIQPPGVIKIQHKNRAQMLTRDRAFESTLKSWEDKQKGESYRAAARPRLSSQQSMEYLTEEESSLLQQLSRAAESLIARIHEAAKAHKAVEQELAHAVNTSALALSEALSNKAASTTEFLSRNAAVEVVLSIKALYAETRAFLEGKAVSAGPGTPPSPPAEGSPPPAGGSRAGDGPCPPQLDSPQEEEALQGPLSALGQELQRLLDIHWLVPIAHPAEELLQESGGSANKGSFKLRLNIPKPRKDKAQKQKANSALPADKWGAEEVAAWLEALGLGEYRDIFVRHDIQGSELILLERRDLKDLGITKVGHMKRILQAIKELSNPP